The nucleotide sequence atgctcccgatctcctccgtgacaGCCTTTAATACCTCTTTGCTGTCCATGTTCCAAAATCCCTGTTACTTTGTACATTCTTTGTACAATTTAAATTCCATGTAGCCTCCTTTTGTCTCTCCACCCATATATTCCTACCCAGACTTGTTTAAACAATCCCAATTTATCACCCTCCCTTAATCCCTGTGCTGAACACTTCCCAAAACTTTTCCTAAATTTGTTTGACTCCCAAATGCTATTGAACAGCAGAGCTGCATTTGCAACCAACACCGTGTTCGGCTAAAAGGTGACAGAGGGAAAAACTCAGCACCTTTTCGTGTATGACAGTCAGTGTttatatgcaaatattttcCACTGATACATTCAGTTGGGTATATGCTATTAAAATGCGGAATTGAATTATCCAGAGAATTATTATGCATTTGAAATATAGCTATTACAAGTATGttcatataataataatcttgaaATATAAGCATTGCTCCGATCCCTTTatctgttttgtcttgttttccagtacaaatgtcaaaaaaaaaatgaaaatcaaaaatattgtcaaaaatatgaaatttcagtgaatttgtaagtaaaaaaatcttgaatttagtgactaagaaaaaggtaaactttaattcaagattattttcttaccccattggcagattttttttgcttgttcttAGCAAATATTAATTGAAGTTGTATATTTCTTCtcttaaaacaagacttattttctgaggtaattttgctcatcaagaaaatacATCTGGATTTAAGAATTTTtggacatttgtactggaaaacacgacaaaaatagtaattaaaaaagtctttttttgcagtgtagaaTTGACTTTGCCAAAGGGAAATGGAAAATGTACTTTTAGCAAATGTTTGCTTTTACAGGGCGATGTATTTTTCAACAATACATTGAAGGGACATACGTTTCACGTAGAAAATTTGCCCAGCATGTACAAAACCTTctttttaatctttaataatACTGGAAAATCTCTTGGGTAACAAAGTCCTCAGGTTTTGTATCCAACTGTGTATGCATTTGTAGTTTGGCCTTGGCCGTGCAAAATACTCTTCTTTATTCGAAAGCTTTTGTTTAATGAACACAGCTTTTATCCTCCATAATCCTGACAAAATAAtcctgttgtttttttattcggTAAGATTGAAGATTAGGCAACAAATTTTGCCTTGCATATGCTGATCCTAAGATTTGATATCTTATGTAATTTGTTTCCAAAGGAAAATGTGTCTTGTTATATGGATGTTTACATATTGTTGCAAGACAAAATACTAAGTCATCTTTAGGTGTTTGAAACTAGCCTACCAAGAATTTACTCAAGAGATAGCCTCTGATTTACCCCATATGAAAACTAGCCTGTTaacctttattatttaaagtatgACAAAATTGCTTAGAATGTTTACAGCTGTATTATTAACTGAAGTGATTCTACctgtcattatttttacatttcagtgcTTTTATTCTGGTTGGGCTGTAAAAAACTTGGTCTATAGATATTTTAAGATCTAAGctgaagcaaaaaaaaaacagtttaggCAGACTGTTgtcattgtttgtgaatgtgctGAGTATGATGTCATTTCTGGTGAGATTAACcttattgcatttttatatgtgtGGATCTGTTTAAGAtgtatattcaaatataaatatttttgaggtGTCTATTTCTAATGCTTTTGAAACAAAAAGTGAACAAACACTGCTATTAGACAAATCCCAATACTTTGTCTTCTTGCCCaaggtttctttttaaaaagacatCATATTTACATTCTATATTTGATCTAAGATGCATTTCTTATTTTGAATACATGGCGATGGACACAAGCTAAATCTAAAGGCCAGAACATCATAGACTTGGCGGTGCATGAGCTTTTTTGCCCTAGGCTAATTATAAGCAACTATGTTGCACACACCCACGTCACACTATAAATGACCAAGCATCCATCCAGAAAACCTTAGCAACCACAGATGCAATGCCCTGTCAAAACACCCCAAAATGATGACTTTAAAAGACCCCAAAAATTTATTAAACTAtctatttaattttgttttgataaGGCACAGAAAAAACTGCTCTATATGATACATCAGCTGTCCTTAATGTTAGGCCGAAAACCTTAATTCCACTCAAAAGTCATCTTTCCGAGAGCTGTTGATATTAATCTGTTTAGTATTTGGagctttttcattttacaaataacTTTTAACTTAAAAGGCACTCCATCTAGCCTTCAATTTGCATACTGTTTAACATTTATGTAGCTTGTTTTCACAAAATCTTcaaaacataatacaaatttGATTTAACGTTTTTTATATTGTGCCTTATAATAAATAAGGTGTTTACAGGAAATCTCTACGGAGTAAATGACATAAGTCAAATAACATTTCTTCATCTCAGTGAGGTAGAGAGATGATGCAGTTTCAGGTTGTTTGCAAAAGCTTATGAAGGTCAACCACTTTCTATTTCCAAAAGCTATGCACTAATTTACTGGAAGGACTTGGTATTGGAAATAGATAACTTTTttccataaagaaaaaaaatatctgcGTGAAACTGAAACCTAAGAACTTGTTTGAAAAACAGTTTGAGGCATTATCAAAGCTAGAAATGAGAATGAAGAAAGTTctattttgtgcatgtattaTTTTCCAAGTGCCTTTGCTTGGGTCTAACTCTCTTTAAATTATTGTTGAAAGAAATACTGCTAACAGTGTTCACATTTGTATAAATAGTTTATGCTGAGGTAGCTCATGAGTTAACAGAAATGAATGGTTGCACACAGAAGCACTGAGCATGTCACATGGAAATGTGTGTGCGATCTGACAAACCCTGGGGGAGATGTATAGCTCTTAAGGTCATGACAGTAACATAGTTCTCCTGCATACACTGTGTCTTCAAATTCTAGGAGAGCAACAGTAAAGGAATGTTTTGATTTCATCCTCTCTACacatttttcacagtttttgaTTTCTACAAATTTATAATCTTAACAGACGAATCATTTCTGTGTGCTTATGGTGTTATGTTCATGAAATCTTTCTGCATTTTGCTGCTAGTTTGCAGTACAGTTCCCTAGACTCACAATTTTGTATATCTTTTTCTGTTAAAAGGACAAAGTAGTATTTGATATTTTGGCTGTGATTTTCACAATCTGAGCTGGAACCGGAAATCAGAGGCGCCCTCATATCTGGAGGTGAATCTCACCTGTCAAGAACatcaaaaaaaagatataagaAAAGATAAAACGAAGTGAAGATTTTTCCAGGTTGTTCTCAAACCCTTCCCCTAACCATGTTCATTACGgcaatgaaaagaaatgtaattCTCATTACTGTGATGATTATTCAGTTATATCATTATTCAAATTGTAGAGTGTCagtgtagttttattttattctacgCTTATGCttcttttaatttcattatataAACTACTAAACATGAAAGAtatatcttgttttaaaatgttccaTGTGGGAAAACTCATCTCCTGATAACAGAACTGAACAATATATGATGTTCCCctattctttttactgtgataGATCAAATTGAACCGTTTTCCAGATTTATCTTGAGAATCAGTGATACATTTCGTTTGACAGCTGTAGGTGCACTGTaggattttataaatgtaactgaTGCTTTTTCTCTAGTACCTCTTCATAATGGTGAAGATGACTAATACAGTTCCATTTTgtgggaactcgcactgcgtctccaaggcaacgctttggggaatgcctcagcgtgaccacctcggagcacgtgtgtcaacatcatCCAGTAGTGAAACGATACGTCATtggatgacgtatggaccaggaagTATAAAAAGGACCTCTGAAACCGTCCACTTCAACTCTTTATTTCTCAGCAAGCGGCTCTGTGAGtagcgtgtgtgtgtctagtTAAAAGAAGAGTGATTGTGATATGTAAAAGAAGTGTTTATGGTGCAGCCAGTTGCTATCTTGGCACTATTTGATTAGGACGGCCAGGTGCAAGCTCCACGCGGCGCTGGTCCTGCTTCTGCCGAGGCAGAGGCAGTGCACTGCGTTTTCACCCGCTCAGAGAGGGAGATGGGCAGGGCATTTCTCTGCATATAAAGATGTAGATGTAATAAGTATGGAAGCAGGAGAGTTAGATCATGTCCCCCCTCTTGCTGCTTCAGTGCACACCGATTTGGTGGAAGTAATGACAGCAGCGGTAGCCCAGCAGACATTAGATTAGCCACAAGATAGACCAAACGCTCGTCCTGAGAGCAAGATGGAAGAGCGGTGTCTTAAGCACAGCACACAGCCCTAACGACGCAAACTCCCCTTTTTCACGGACCTACATCAAGAGGTGTGTAGGTCATGGCAGCGTCCTTATACAGCGTGAGTTTTCACGCCACAGACTTTGACTCTAACGTTCAATGttatatataatgttatatagatggcggcgcgtgaactagatggcggcgcgtgaacatcgcgaggctcagcgtctctccagttttagcaattatatagtgtttttcttgctcatctcgggcctgttcgttaagaacagttgtgcattcacaacgtacacccggcatgagcttttggatatcggtttgcgcattcccggaagttatatcagcaacattcaactcgtccctgagatcgtcaaaacctccgatgctacgcaccccacacggcccggcggaagtgctcgccggcggcgtcgagatcgtaaacagaggcggggaaaacgcggagggctaagagctaagctaacgctaacaccacaccggctctctttacccagcattttccttgctaatgtacgatcattagtgaacaaaatggatgagattcgactccgcatcatcaacaacaaaagacttttgaactgcaatgtcataatcttcacggaaacatggctacacagcggcataccggacaacgctattgagttagcgggctacaacacacaccgcgcggatagaacggcagaggaatccggtaagacaagaggaggtggactgtgcatttatgtcaataaagcttggtgcacgaactctgttattgtcgggagacactgttcggctaaccttgagtttctcatggttaaatgtagaccgttttatctgccacgggaattcacttccaccattataacggcagcttatattccaccggatgctgatgccaagcttgctatgaaagaacttcatgcagccatcagtaaacaacagactgctcacccggaggctgcatttattgttgcgggagattttaatcactcaaacttaaagacagtgctccctaaatttcatcagcatgtttcctgccacacaagaggaaacaaaactttagaccatgtctatacaaacatggctgaagcttacaccgcaacccccctcccccaccttggtcaatctgatcacctctCTTTGTtgctcacccccaagtattcacctctcattaatcgtgtgaagccatcaatgaagaccatcaaggtgtggcctgcgggggcagacttcacactccaggaaaggtttctacacacagactggagaatgtttgcttctcaggccaccagtggctctcacacggacattgacagctacacctcctctgtattggactacatcaataccaccattgatagtgtcacaactcaaaagcagatcaccatataccctaatcagaagccatggatgaacaaggaagtgcgcctcctgttgaaagcacgcaacaccgccttcagatcaggtgatgcacaggcctatagtacttccagggcaaatctgaagaggggcatcaaaaaggccaagcactgctacaagttgaagctagaggagcattttaccaattctgaccctcgacgcatgtggcagggcatccaggccattagtgactataaacccaaccactccatccccataaccacagatgctgcctttctgaacgagcttaatgacttttatgcacgctttgagagagacaataaggaacccgccaccaggctcacaccttccaccgaccacccaatcatcacagtaaattccacagatgttttcactgcactaagccggataaatgcgcgcaaggctgctggccctgacggcatccctggtcgcgtactccgggcatgtgcggagcagctcgctggggtcttcacggacatcttcaacctgtccctcgcccaagcagttgttccagcatgtttcaaatccacctccattgtgcccattccaaaacattccagcccgacatgcctgaacgactaccgccctgtagcactcacacccattgttatgaagtgctttgagcggctggtcctgtcacacctaaaagactctttaccatccacactggacccataccaatttgcctaccgtagcaataggagcacagatgatgcagtgtccatggcgctgcactcagtgctcacacatctggacaataaggacacttatgcacgcatgctgtttgtagacttcagctctgcattcaataccgtaatcccttccaagctaatcatcaaacttggaaacctaggcattaacaatacaacctgcaactggattatggatttcctgacgaacaggcctcagcttgttaggttaggccacatctgctccaccacaaccacccttaacactggtgtaccacagggctgcgtactgagcccctttctctactcccttttcacactcgactgcaggcctgtgaatggatctaactccctcatcaagtttgcagacgatacaacagtgattggtctcatcagcaacaacgatgagactgcttacagggaggaggtacggcacctggccacatggtgctcaaacaacaacctgctccttaacacttcaaagacaaaggagatcatcgtggacttcaggaaggcgaaaggaggcacacacgaccccatccacattaacgggacggctgttgaacgtgtttccagttttaagttcctggggacccacatttcggaggacctgtcctggaccaccaacccctcatgcctggtcaagaaggctcaccagcgtctcttctttctgaggacactgaagaagaaccaactgtcttcaactatcctggtgaacttctatcgctgcacgatagagagcatcctgaccaactgtgtcacagtctggtacgggaactgttctgttgctgagcgcaaggcactgcagcgggtggtgaaaacagcccagcgcatcacaggaactacactcccttccattgaggacatccagaagaaacgctgtctgcgtcgagctcgcagcattctcaaggactcctctcaccccgctcatagactgtttactctcctgccttccggtaggcgcttcaggtgcctccgggcaagaaccagcagactaggaaacagcttttttcccagagctgtttcattattgaactctgctccccactgatttcactaccctcataactttaacttaatgctgctattacaatgtttacattgcactacagggctgccatgcatgacggaactgtacacaccagtacttcatgtatctgctctaccggactgtttacacgcatcatttgcactctatactgctcacttgcacacaaggaacattacactgaatgctcatttgcactaatggactactttcataactgcattaactcatctactgcactgtaactttcataactgcattaactcatctactgcactgtaactttcataactgcattaactcatctacttcactgtaaccttaatacctgcattaactcatctactgcactgtaactttaataactgcactaactcacctactgcactgtaactcatctattgcattattgcatctatcgcataactaactgcatctactcatctattgcactataacttcaataactgcattaactcatctactgcactgtgactgtatatctgcatctactcatgtattgcaccgtacctttaataaccacattaactcatctactgcactgtaactttaataaccacattaactcatctactgcactgtaactttaatagctaatgtctgtaactaatgcacactcaagtcacttgcactattgtatagtctatattgttatctgttcataacctcctgtacattaatgttcacagtatatagccttctgtatatattgttcatagtacataccgattgtcatattttcatagtacatgcccaacgtaaattatttccctaatattgtattctgtatttattcacactgtatatctgcacttgctaattgcacttctggttagacctaaactacatttcgttacactgtacctgtatatgtgtaatgacaataaagttgaatctaatctaatcatctaatctaaaGAACAAGGTTACGGGGCGATGCCAAAAATAGAACTGACGCTTGCGAGCTATCTGTCTCCATCCACGGCTTCATCCCTAAAAGCCCCTACCTTGCCATCAAAGCCATGCAGGGTGACATTGACTTTGGTTGGCAAGGCGTATGCGGCAGTGGGGCAGTCGGTGGCTTGTTTACACTCTGTGGCACTGCTTCAGGCGTATCAGGCTGATGCGCTAAGGGAATTGGTTGTCACTGGGCAGGTGGCGGCAGATGTCTTTTAGCCCGTCCGTCATGCTATGGATGTTTCTCTTCGTGCTACTCATGAGGCGGCCCGTCCTTTGGGCCGCTCCATGGGCGCTATGGTAGCCACTGAGAGGCATTTGTGGCTGAACCTGTCAGATATGAAACCATCTGACAAGTCGTTCTGGATGCCCCGGTGTCTCCTATCTCATTATCGGTGCCGGGTCCTCCTCTGTGCCTTCAAACGATTATGCCTGCTCGGCCAGTCGAGGCTTGCCAAACGGTAGCAGTCCCCATTATAAGACCCCTAAGTGGACCATTTAGCAGCCTGGAAAAGTCTACCAAATGTGTCACAATGGGACCTGCGCATGGTAGAGCGGGGTTACCGGATCCAATTTCAAATCCGCCAGCCCCGCTTCAGCGGGGTTTTGTACACCGAGGTACACCGAGGTAAAACTCTTGTGCAAGGGAGCAATAGAGTTCGTGCCTCCTCACGAAAGAAACTCCGGCTTTTACAGTCAGTATTTTATTGTTCCGAAAAAAGACGGGGATCACGTCCAATTTAGGATATGCGACATCTAAATCGTGCAGTGAAGCGATTCAAGTTCAAGATGCTGACACTGAGACAGATCGTAGGACAAGTCAGATCCAAGGACTGGTTCGTCACGATCGATCTAAAGGAGCGTATTTCCACGTTCCCATTTTTCCCCATCACATAAAGTTCCTGAGGTTTGCTTTTGCATATCAATATCCTGTTCATCCGTTCGGCCTGGCTCTGTCTTCGCTCATGTTCACAAAGTGCGTGGATGCAGCCCTAGCTCCGCTGCGCGTGAAATGCATTCGCGTGTTAAATTTTTATTCTAGCAAAGTCAGAACAACTCGCAGTTCAACATCAAGATGTTGTTCTCGCACATATGGAGGAACCTGGGCTGAGGCTGAATACTAAGAAGagtgtgctttctccagtaGAGAATCACTTTTCTAGGGGTAACATGGGATTCCACCACAATGCAGGCGCAGCTCGCACCTGCTAGTATTGCTGCAATCCTGTCAGCCGTTTCCATAATAAAGGTCTAACTTAAGGTCGGGGGCGTCTATGCGAGATGTGTGATATGCGGCAGGCTGGTCCTCTCTACtcacatttgtgagattttatAGCTCGGACATGAATCTCACCCCAGGAGCCCAGGTGGTTGTTTCTCAGATGTGACTTTGTGTACACGGACAAGCATTTGGGTGCATGGCGGTTTGGGTATcccgttccccaaagcgttgtcTTGGCGAACTCTCTGCATCCTTGTCAGCCTCTTGCTTCAAATTTTTCGAGCTGAAGTGGACAGTTTCAGATGTCCTTTTTATACTTTCTGGTCAATTCGTCATCCCATGACGTATCGtttcactactggacgatgttgacacacgtgctcagagctggtcacgctgaggcgttccccaaagtgTTGCCTTGGTGACGCAGtatctcgttcccttctcagggaacaagggtaaCAGACGTAACCCAAGACGTTTCTGCCTGAGGCGAATTCCTGTCATGGAAGGATGAATGGTCGCCCTCCatccgagggttgtccccccAAATCATTAAAAATCGCACTGTGTATTATGCtacatatatttatgtatacctaaactaattgtttaattaaaaagaaatgcaaacgcaaataattgcattttaaatttaaaaatagttaatCTCACCTGTTGCCATTGTCGCGATTGTgccattttgaaaatgtagttgCCTGAAACATTATGGAGCCGCGGGTTGTGTGTTTTGGGGCTACTTTTATAATGTACTAAGGCcgctaaaatgtttatttatattctaacgataaatgttaattgatgagTTTCTTAATGTGTATTCCTTTCGAGCACACATGTCATCTGTTTTGAacttctgttatgaattactcagttgttccaaacctgtatacatttctttgttcggttcaACAAGATGTGCAAGATGTGTCCACGAATGCTGCCTCTGCGTTCTGGGCGACCAGACACTTAAGGCAGACATcatgtccgtccccctcctcgatgatgGTACCGCACCCacgagaacagcgggacatgccacgagatgcccaggggaagtcgctgcaggaagggacagtccgcTGCACCACGTCGTAACTCCAGTAGTTGAGATCGTAGATCAAGTTCTGCGAAGGATATCAGCATAAGtgaaggctccgaagaacaaaaggtgaatgcaTGCAGCACGCCATCTCCGTTTAATACCTGGATATccggggcggagtccggcatgcaaatttcattcgccaatttcataggcctgacacaaaaccagtcgaagtgataagttctcaagggcgaaccccatctgtcggttcgacacaacctCGAgtgaccgacagaaagggaaccatcTAACATGATTCATGTAGAACAGTagtgcttttttattattccCAGTCTAATGCTTAAacgtataaatattttttgatcaCGATTTTGGATTGCAGCAAAgattattatactttttttttatgagAATCCTTCCAGTAGTgtcatttatataaacaatGGGCCCTTTGAATGTGAAAGTTATGTTTAAGgattatgaaatatttcaaataaatctgattttttatgaaaaattcatttttgtacttTGTACTTTTGACAATAGATtacttttttatacaaaaatgttgttcaGTGAACTACGAATTTGGATTCAgacaaaacatgatgacaaattCGCTATataggactaggtgttataatcccaccTTTTATTTTATCACCGTTTAATTGCCCAGTAGGACCTTTCCCACTCTTCATGCATGACAGGGGGAGCAGTCAAGCATATAAATAGAGTAAAAGAGGTTTTACTAGGTTTGTCGGGTAGACATCCTCTGTGTTAGGGGGATATATGATTATAGAAATACGtagcatatttatatttacctatCCATGCTATTATCAGAGAGaaatctcatgagttgtgtgtccgaTCCCACTTTCATCGAATACAGAGGAATAGAAACTGGCTGCTCCAGTCCTAAATAACTACAACAGGACAACAAGTGTGATCGACTGCAAGTGGCACTGTGCAGACTGATCAGCGAATCACAACAAAGTACTGCGAGAATGATTAGAAAGCACCGCTTGCTTTTTCTGGTGTGATGATCTCAAGTCTGTCCCAAAATGCACTCCCATGTACCCTTGTGGACTCTACCTATTGCCCAATAGTTCGGATTCCTGACTTCACCACGTGTGGACTCAGAGGAGGTCCACAAGACCAGTTTGCGCCATTTGGGACAGGGCCTTTGGACTTAAACTTGGACTCTGACTAACCTAATAAGGACTTGGACTTAACTCGGACCCAACACTATCGTAAAGTCATGGGTGTACATGCATTGCATGTATAGTAGGTGAAAATGTAGATTATTTTTATGGCTGTTAATACATCATATAGGTCAAAGAGAATTTCGGTCACATGACATGAAAACATGGCAGATGTGGTACATCCAGAATATATTCATACTACACCCACACATACTACATAGAACATAATATTAGTTGATACGTGTGTACTTCACACTAATTTGGTATGTACTATCATGGTGCCGGAAAATCATCACAGCTGTTAACTGCATTCATTGTTTTTGATTAAGAGGAGCCAATCCAGACTATCTAATGTTTAAAGTATTGATTGAGCAGAGCTGGACTGTGATGGATGTTAATCACTCAAGAGGGATATCGTTATCACTAATGAAGCTCCAGagtacaaaaaaacaagaaacagtgtCTCAGACTGAGATTGAGTGTGTTCTTTTGTTGAGGAATAATGGCTGCAAACAGGAGTTTACAGATTCAAGTGCTTATGCTTTTACTGAGCTCTGTTTGCAGAGCTTTTCCACAGAGAGGGATTCCAGCTCGAAGTCCACAGTTCCAGCAAACTGAACAGAGTTTTGCACCCCAACAGCAAACTGAACAACAGTTTCCACTTCAGAAGCAAGTGGTGCAGTCAGAACCTGTTGACATGTGTGCTGTAGCTAATTTTGAGcagatccagtgtggacaacctGGTATCAGTGGTGCTGAGTGTGAAGCCATAAACTGCTGCTTTAATGGACAGCAGTGTTATTATGGGATGTCAGGTAACTGTTCGTCCAGTGAAATGTTTCTTGCCAAGCTGATTCCCTGATCATGTCCTCTGTCTCATACCAGTGACCGTCCAGTGTATGAGAGATGGTCAGTTTGTGTTGGTGGTGGCTAGAGATGTTACTCTGCCTCGTCTGAGTCTGGACACGGTCCGCCTGCTGGGTGGAAATGAAGCACCTTGTGGTCCTGTGGGTTCCTCGCCTTCCTTTGCCATATACCAGTTTCCAGTCACTGCCTGTGGCACCAGCATGATTGTAAGTTTGCTGTTGATGAGCAGGACATCTGGAGCAGATTTGATGTCAATGGTGTATTTGTTTGCAGGAGGAAAATGGTTATGTGGTGTATGAGAACAGAATGTCTTCATCCTATGAAGTTGGGATTGGACCTCTTGGCTCAATCACAAGGGGCAGTCAATTTGAGTAGgtcatctgtttttttttctcagaacAGTGACTCCTTGAACGGATGTAAgctcacttttttttttttgtcctaGACTTCTCTTCCAGTGTAGATATTCTGCAACTGCTGTGGAAGCTCTGGTTGTGGAGGTCAATACCGTACCGCCACCTTCACCTATAGCTGCTCCAGGACCCCTCAGGGTGGAGCTTAGACTGGCAAATGGCCAATGTGTAACTAAAGGCTGTGCAGAAGGTAATGATGTGCTGgtcttttaaaaaatgcttaaGAGGAGGGTTACTTGTAGCACTGGTTTCAAATTCTCGATGGGACTGTAATAATAAGAGTTCCTCCTCAGGAGATGAGGCGTACACATCCTATTATGGCGAGGATGAGTATCCAGTCACAAAAGTCCTGCGAGAGCCTGTGTATGTTGAGGTGCGCATTTTGGAGAGGACTGACCCCAATCTTCACCTGATGTTGGGACACTGTTGGGCGACATCAACCCCTAGTCCTCTAAGTCTACCCCAGTGGGATCTTCTAGTTGATGGGTGAATAGAATCCCAAGCATTTGTCCAGATAGTGTGCTGTGAACGAGTCCTGACTGTCACTTATCACACTTTAGATGTC is from Triplophysa dalaica isolate WHDGS20190420 chromosome 3, ASM1584641v1, whole genome shotgun sequence and encodes:
- the LOC130417176 gene encoding zona pellucida sperm-binding protein 4-like, which encodes MAANRSLQIQVLMLLLSSVCRAFPQRGIPARSPQFQQTEQSFAPQQQTEQQFPLQKQVVQSEPVDMCAVANFEQIQCGQPGISGAECEAINCCFNGQQCYYGMSVTVQCMRDGQFVLVVARDVTLPRLSLDTVRLLGGNEAPCGPVGSSPSFAIYQFPVTACGTSMIEENGYVVYENRMSSSYEVGIGPLGSITRGSQFELLFQCRYSATAVEALVVEVNTVPPPSPIAAPGPLRVELRLANGQCVTKGCAEGDEAYTSYYGEDEYPVTKVLREPVYVEVRILERTDPNLHLMLGHCWATSTPSPLSLPQWDLLVDGCPYQDDRYLTTLVPVFGSSGLQFPTHYSRFVVKMFTFVDPSSLAPLQETIYIHCSTVVCHPASGSCVQSCARKRRDVHAAIKSSEQTTVSSGAVTLVI